Proteins found in one Gopherus flavomarginatus isolate rGopFla2 chromosome 18, rGopFla2.mat.asm, whole genome shotgun sequence genomic segment:
- the TTC9B gene encoding tetratricopeptide repeat protein 9B — protein MEEQERGQCCPGAGGGHRARAPESEIQKAVQFKVDGNRCYKEKKFREAIGKYHRALLQLKGVQGRAGAASLEQNLLDPPRCPLTEEQLQLVESTEVECYDSLTACLLQSELVNYERVREYCLKVLEKQRSHFKATYRAGVACYHLGDFARALRYLQEAKSREPADTNVLRYIQLTELKMLRGGQRAGYRELIA, from the exons atggaggagcaggaGCGGGGCCAGTGCTGCCcgggggctggcggggggcacCGGGCCCGCGCCCCCGAGAGCGAGATCCAGAAGGCCGTGCAGTTCAAGGTGGACGGAAACCGCTGCTACAAGGAGAAGAAGTTCCGGGAGGCCATCGGGAAATACCACCGGGCCCTGCTGCAGCTcaagggggtgcagggccgggCCGGGGCGGCCAGCCTGGAGCAGAACCTGCTGGACCCGCCGCGCTGCCCACTCACCGAGGagcaactgcagctggtggagagcACCGAGGTGGAGTGTTACGACAGCTTGACGG cctgcctgctgcagtcCGAGCTGGTGAACTACGAGCGGGTGCGCGAATATTGCCTGAAAGTGCTGGAGAAACAGCGCAGCCACTTCAAAGCCACGTACCGGGCGGGCGTCGCCTGCTACCACCTGGGGGACTTCGCCCGCGCGCTGCGCTACCTGCAGGAGGCCAAGAGCCGCGAGCCCGCGG acaCCAACGTGCTGCGCTACATCCAGCTGACGGAGCTGAAGATGCTGCGGGGGGGCCAGCGGGCCGGCTACCGGGAGCTGATCGCGTAG
- the MAP3K10 gene encoding mitogen-activated protein kinase kinase kinase 10, protein MEAGPKALPSEEAGDGPEDSSQGWNHKANPFWTAVFDYEAAAEEELTLRRGDLVEVLSQDSTVSGDEGWWTGKIEDRVGVFPCDYVASGPPGGPSPLPLEISFQELLLDEIIGVGGFGKVYKGVWRGEEVAVKAARQDPDEDISTTAESVRQEARLFCMLHHPNIIALKAVCLQPPNLCLVMEYARGGALNRALAGRKVPPHVLVNWAVQIARGMNYLHNEAVVPIIHRDLKSINILILEKMEAGELGGRTLKITDFGLAREWHKTTKMSAAGTYAWMAPEVVRLSRFSKSSDVWSFGVLLWELLTGEVPYREIDALAVAYGVAMNKLTLPIPSTCPEPFARLLAECWDPDPHARPPFGSILGRLVAIEHSAMFSMALDAFHSLQDDWKLEIQQMFCELRAKEKELRSREEELLRAAQEQKTQEEQLRRREQELAAREIDIVQRELHLLMGQERPRVKGRKGHFKRSRLKLRDGNRISLPSGFQHKITVQASPTLDKRKGPGANGTSPPVSPIIIPRLRAIRLTPVDGSQTWGRSAGLMKEELVGNQKKGRTWGPSSTLQKERLGGEERLKALGEGSKQRSSSAPNLGKSPKRAPMTGGFASLTEMEEHAEAEGSAPQSPAELPPSTEGLRLAGPHKRSAVALLGCASVLAAVALGSDLLELGRGPMGGLCPRGDRAWGHQGPPSSVTLLSLSSLSDCNSTKSLLPSEEELPPGPPAPSPPAPALGAPSAHNPLLDLRAESFKRDPRQSLTPTHVTAARALTHGHRRTPSDGALRPPTPGQQGAPGAGSQETLDPPTLFPPPSWRRPPETDPAVERPKTLEFAPRPRPSPARSRIDPWKLVSFGRTHRSSPGSRCETQGELGRGRGEQPDPPRARQTLLDIDMEGQSKDSTVPLCGRALHSDSLDADVSH, encoded by the exons atggaagctgggccCAAGGCGCTGCCCAGCGAGGAGGCCGGGGATGGGCCGGAGGACAGCAGCCAGGGGTGGAACCACAAAGCCAACCCCTTCTGGACGGCTGTCTTCGACTACGAGGCGGCGGCAGAAGAGGAGCTGACGCTGCGGCGCGGCGACCTGGTGGAGGTTCTCTCCCAGGACTCCACCGTGTCGGGAGATGAGGGCTGGTGGACGGGGAAAATCGAGGACAGGGTGGGCGTCTTCCCCTGTGACTACGTGGCCAGCGGCCCCCCGGGTGGTCCCTCCCCTCTGCCGCTGGAGATCTccttccaggagctgctgctggacgAGATCATCGGGGTGGGGGGCTTCGGGAAGGTCTACAAGGGCgtgtggcggggggaggaggtggcgGTGAAGGCAGCACGCCAGGACCCCGACGAGGACATCAGCACCACGGCTGAGAGCGTCCGGCAGGAGGCCCGGCTGTTCTGCATGCTGCACCATCCCAACATCATCGCCCTGAAGGCCGTGtgcctccagccccccaactTGTGCCTGGTGATGGAGTACGCCCGGGGCGGTGCCCTCAACCGAGCACTGGCTGGCAGGAAGGTGCCACCCCACGTGCTGGTGAACTGGGCCGTGCAGATCGCCCGCGGCATGAACTACCTGCACAATGAGGCTGTGGTGCCCATCATACACCGCGACCTGAAATCCATCAACA TCCTGATCCTGGAGAAGATGGAGGCCGGGGAGCTGGGCGGCCGCACGCTGAAGATCACGGACTTCGGGCTGGCGCGTGAGTGGCACAAGACGACCAAGATGAGTGCGGCCGGCACCTACGCCTGGATGGCCCCCGAGGTCGTCCGGCTCTCGCGCTTCTCCAAGAGCAGCGACGTCTGGAG TTTCGGGGTGCTGCTGTGGGAGCTGCTGACCGGGGAGGTGCCGTACCGGGAGATCGACGCACTGGCCGTGGCCTATGGCGTGGCCATGAACAAGCTGACGCTGCCCATTCCCTCCACCTGCCCCGAGCCCTTCGCCCGCCTGCTGGCAG agtGCTGGGACCCCGACCCCCACGCCCGGCCGCCCTTCGGGAGCATCCTGGGGCGGCTGGTGGCCATCGAGCACTCGGCCATGTTCTCCATGGCCCTGGACGCCTTCCACTCGCTGCAGGACGACTGGAAGCTGGAGATCCAGCAGATGTTCTGTGAGCTGCGTGCCAAGGAGAAG GAGCTGCGGAGccgggaggaggagctgctgcgggCGGCGCAGGAGCAGAAGACGCAGGAGGAGCAGCTGCGGCGGCGCGAGCAGGAGCTGGCCGCCCGCGAGATAGACATCGTCCAGCGCGAGCTGCACCTGCTCATGGGCCAGGAGCGGCCCCGGGTCAAGGGGCGCAAGGGCCACTTCAAACGCAGCCGCCTTAAGCTGCGTGACGGGAACCGCATCAGCCTGCCCTCAG GCTTCCAACACAAGATCACGGTGCAGGCGTCGCCCACCTTGGACAAGCGGAAAGGCCCAGGAGCCAACGGCACCAGCCCCCCCGTGAGCCCCATCATCATCCCTCGCCTGCGGGCCATCCGCT TGACGCCCGTGGACGGCAGCCAGACGTGGGGCCGCAGCGCGGGGCTGATGAAGGAGGAGCTGGTGGGGAACCAGAAGAAAGGGCGCACGTGggggcccagctccacactgcagaAGGAGCGGCTCGGCGGGGAGGAGCG GTTGAAGGCTCTGGGTGAGGGCAGCAAGCAGCGGTCGTCCAGCGCCCCTAACCTCGGCAAGTCCCCGAAACGCGCCCCCATGACAGGGGGTTTCGCCAGCCTGACAGAGATGG AGGAGCACGCGGAGGCGGAGGGCAGCGCCCCCCAGTCCCCGGCTGAGCTGCCCCCCAGCACCGAGGGCCTGCGGCTGGCCGGGCCCCACAAGCGCAGCGCCGTAGCTCTCCTGGGCTGCGCCTCCGTCCTGGCCGCGGTGGCGCTGGGCAGCGACCTCCTGGAGCTGGGCCGGGGGCCGATGGGGGGGTTGTGCCCGCGGGGGGACCGCGCCTGGGGGCACCAGGGGCCCCCCAGCTCCGTCACACTGCTGTCGCTCTCCTCCCTCTCCGACTGCAACTCCACCAAGTCCTTGCTGCCCTCGGAGGAGGAGCTGCCCCCCGGGCctccggcccccagccccccggcACCAGCCCTCGGTGCCCCCTCTGCCCACAACCCACTGCTAGACCTCCGGGCCGAGAGCTTCAAGAGGGACCCGCGCCAGTCGCTGACACCCACCCACGTTACGGCCGCCCGGGCGCTGACCCACGGGCACCGGCGAACGCCCTCGGACGGGGCCCTGCGCCCACCCacacctggccagcagggggcacccgGGGCAG gctCCCAGGAGACCCTTGACCCCCCCACACTCTTCCCGCCCCCATCGTGGCGCAGGCCCCCCGAGACAGACCCGGCTGTGGAGCGCCCCAAGACCCTGGAGTTcgcgccccggccccggccctcaCCCGCCCGCTCCCGCATCGACCCCTGGAAACTCGTCTCCTTCGGAAGGACTCACCGCTCGTCCCCGGGCAGCAGGTGCGAGACTCAGGGGGAGCTGGGCAGAGGCAGAGGGGAGCAGCCGGACCCCCCCCGTGCCCGCCAGACGCTGCTGGACATAGACATGGAAGGGCAGAGCAAGGACAGCACGGTGCCGCTCTGCGGGAGGGCACTGCACTCTGACAGCCTGGATGCCGACGTGTCCCATTGA